The Lysobacter panacisoli genome includes a window with the following:
- a CDS encoding DHA2 family efflux MFS transporter permease subunit, producing the protein MSNTIAQQEEEFGLPVTPEPKPQAAFRPPNMALTTIGLALASFMQVLDTTIANVSLPTISGNLGASANQATWVITSFAVSNAIALPLTGFLTRRFGERTLFTWATLAFVIASLLCGLANSMGLLVAARALQGFVCGPMYPVTQALLISIYPPHKRGQAIALLAMVTVVAPIAGPILGGWITDNYSWEWIFFINVPIGIFSSIVVGRQLKGRPERLEKPKMDYIGLATLVLGVGALQIMLDLGNDEDWFNSTKIVWLTVVAVIALAVFVIWELTEKDPIVNLRLFRHRNFASGTLAMVMAYSAFFSVGLLVPLWLQRNLGYTPIWAGFASAPIGILPVLLTPLVGKYASKFDLRMLATFAFVVMASTSFYRSGFNLDVDFQRVAEVQLWQGLGVALFFMPVLTILLSDLEPHEIAAGSGLATFVRTLGGSFAASLTTWAWNQRTTVHHARLTENISAYDPSMQQTVAALGQGDLQRGAVMLNQVISQQAAQIGFNEIFHLLGILFLVVIVFVWFARPPFAAKMGGGAAAAGGH; encoded by the coding sequence ATGTCGAACACCATCGCGCAACAGGAAGAGGAATTCGGACTGCCGGTCACGCCGGAGCCGAAGCCGCAGGCGGCGTTCCGTCCACCGAACATGGCATTGACGACGATAGGCCTTGCGCTGGCGTCGTTCATGCAGGTGCTCGACACCACCATCGCCAACGTGTCGTTGCCGACCATCTCCGGCAACCTCGGCGCCAGCGCCAACCAGGCGACGTGGGTCATCACCTCCTTCGCGGTGAGCAACGCGATCGCGCTGCCGCTGACGGGCTTCCTTACCCGTCGCTTCGGCGAACGCACGCTGTTCACCTGGGCGACGCTCGCCTTCGTCATCGCCTCGCTGCTGTGCGGCCTGGCCAACAGCATGGGCCTGCTGGTCGCCGCGCGCGCGCTGCAGGGTTTCGTGTGCGGACCGATGTATCCGGTCACGCAGGCACTGCTGATCTCGATCTATCCACCGCACAAACGCGGGCAGGCCATCGCGCTGCTGGCGATGGTGACGGTCGTCGCGCCCATCGCCGGCCCCATCCTCGGTGGCTGGATCACCGACAACTACAGCTGGGAGTGGATCTTCTTCATCAACGTGCCCATCGGCATCTTCTCCAGCATCGTGGTCGGACGGCAACTCAAGGGCCGACCAGAGCGGCTGGAGAAGCCGAAGATGGACTACATCGGCCTGGCGACGCTGGTGCTGGGCGTGGGCGCGCTGCAGATCATGCTCGACCTGGGCAACGACGAGGACTGGTTCAACTCGACCAAGATCGTGTGGCTGACCGTTGTCGCGGTGATCGCGCTGGCGGTGTTCGTGATCTGGGAACTCACCGAGAAGGACCCGATCGTCAACCTGCGCCTGTTCCGCCACCGTAATTTCGCCAGCGGCACGCTGGCGATGGTGATGGCGTACTCGGCGTTCTTCAGCGTGGGCCTGCTGGTGCCGTTGTGGCTGCAACGCAACCTCGGCTACACGCCGATCTGGGCCGGCTTCGCCAGCGCGCCCATCGGCATCCTGCCGGTGCTGCTCACGCCGCTGGTGGGCAAGTACGCCTCGAAGTTCGATCTGCGCATGCTGGCGACCTTCGCCTTCGTGGTGATGGCGAGCACCAGCTTCTACCGTTCCGGCTTCAACCTCGACGTGGATTTCCAGCGCGTGGCCGAAGTGCAGCTGTGGCAGGGACTGGGCGTGGCGTTGTTCTTCATGCCGGTGCTGACGATCCTGCTGTCGGACCTGGAACCGCACGAGATCGCCGCGGGTTCGGGCCTGGCGACCTTCGTGCGCACGCTCGGCGGCAGCTTCGCCGCGTCGCTGACGACGTGGGCCTGGAACCAGCGCACCACGGTGCACCACGCGCGCCTGACCGAAAACATCAGCGCGTACGATCCCAGCATGCAGCAGACCGTGGCCGCACTCGGCCAGGGCGACCTGCAACGTGGCGCGGTGATGCTCAATCAGGTGATCTCGCAGCAGGCGGCGCAGATCGGCTTCAACGAGATCTTCCACCTGCTCGGCATCCTGTTCCTGGTGGTGATCGTGTTCGTGTGGTTCGCCCGGCCGCCGTTCGCGGCGAAGATGGGCGGCGGCGCGGCGGCAGCGGGCGGACATTGA
- the purU gene encoding formyltetrahydrofolate deformylase, protein MNHYVLTLSCPDRPGIVNAVTGHLLRYDGNILEAQQYNDLETDRFFMRTVFALAPESHADAHNEFDRLAKAFRMRWALRDRGTPRRVMLLASKFDHCLADVLYRWRIGELPMEITAVVANHPRETYRHLDFDGIPFHHLPVEKGDKVGQEAQLWSLIEHTGTELVVLARYMQVLSKELSTKLAGRCINIHHSFLPGFKGARPYHQAHARGVKLIGATAHFVTADLDEGPIIEQDTQRVSHHDTPADLIRIGRDIERRVLAQALRYWLDDRILLNGHRTVVFAV, encoded by the coding sequence ATGAACCACTACGTCCTCACCCTCTCCTGCCCCGATCGGCCCGGCATCGTCAACGCGGTGACCGGGCACTTGCTGCGCTACGACGGCAACATCCTCGAAGCGCAGCAGTACAACGATCTGGAAACGGACCGCTTCTTCATGCGGACCGTGTTCGCACTGGCGCCGGAGTCCCATGCCGACGCACACAACGAGTTCGACCGGCTCGCCAAGGCGTTCCGCATGCGCTGGGCGCTGCGCGATCGCGGTACGCCGCGGCGGGTCATGCTGCTGGCGTCGAAGTTCGATCATTGTCTTGCCGACGTGTTGTACCGCTGGCGCATCGGCGAGCTGCCGATGGAGATCACCGCCGTGGTCGCCAACCATCCGCGCGAAACGTACCGGCATCTCGACTTCGACGGCATCCCGTTCCACCACCTGCCTGTCGAGAAAGGCGACAAGGTCGGGCAGGAAGCACAACTGTGGTCGCTGATCGAGCACACCGGCACCGAGCTGGTCGTGCTCGCGCGCTACATGCAGGTGCTGTCGAAGGAGCTTTCGACGAAGCTCGCCGGACGCTGCATCAACATCCACCACTCGTTCCTGCCCGGCTTCAAGGGCGCGCGTCCGTACCACCAGGCGCACGCACGCGGGGTCAAGCTGATCGGCGCGACCGCGCATTTCGTCACCGCCGACCTCGACGAAGGCCCGATCATCGAGCAGGACACGCAGCGTGTGAGCCACCACGACACGCCCGCCGACCTGATCCGCATCGGCCGCGACATCGAGCGCCGCGTACTCGCGCAGGCACTGCGCTACTGGCTCGACGACCGCATCCTGCTCAACGGACACCGCACGGTGGTGTTCGCGGTGTGA
- the ileS gene encoding isoleucine--tRNA ligase, translating to MRGDLPKREPETLARWESEGLYQRIRENVSNRERSFVLHDGPPYANGVIHLGHAVNKVLKDIVVKSKLLAGFDAPYVPGWDCHGLPIEHQVEKKFGKVGEKLDASQFREKCREYAAEQIELQRRDFKRLGVVGDWDNPYRTMDFRYEADIMRSLAKIVERGHLVRGAKPVHWCFECGSALAEAEIEYADKESPAIDVAYDARDPHALARVFGTSVDDGVRVAMPIWTTTPWTLPASLAISVGPDLDYVLVEGPRTADGGRRLLVLAEALAGKALSRYGVDEVVVLGRALGSGLENQVMQHPFYPERDIPVLVGDHVSAEDGTGMVHTAPGHGQEDYAVGLKYGLMDRYTAAQINPVDAHGLYLPSTPPADGIVLAGLHIWKANDVLVDVLRASGHLLAAHKLKHSYPHCWRHKKPVVFRATPQWFISMEQANLRADALREIGQVSWVPEWGEARIYNMIEGRPDWTISRQRFWGVPIALFFHRETGEVHPRSPELMRKVADRVEQAGADAWYAMTAEELLGDEAAQYEKVTDILDVWFDSGVSHECVLAARPQDGLHKPADLYLEGSDQHRGWFHSSLLTGVAMDGVAPYRQVLTHGFTVDEQGKKMSKSLGNTVEPQKVINAMGADVLRLWIAATDYRNEMSVSDNILKRTSDVYRRVRNTARFLLANLNGFEPATHLRPLEDMVALDRWIVHRAALLQDRIASAYERYDFAEIVQALSNFCSVDLGSLYLDVTKDRLYTMPEDSRGRRSAQSAMYRIAEAFVRWITPILAFTADEMWRHLPATTERGPREDNVLFATWYDGLAVLPEDAPLSAEDFDRLLALREEVSRTLEPMRAAGEIGAALEAEISLKAGVADQNWLAPFADELRFLFISGDVEVVADDAIKDIAVLATPTTKTKCVRCWQYRGDVGSDAAHPELCGRCVVNVTGEGEHREWF from the coding sequence ATGCGCGGCGATCTGCCCAAGCGCGAACCGGAAACGCTGGCTCGCTGGGAAAGCGAAGGCCTGTATCAGCGAATCCGCGAGAACGTGTCGAACCGCGAGCGCAGTTTCGTGCTGCACGACGGTCCGCCGTACGCCAACGGCGTGATCCACCTTGGTCACGCGGTCAACAAGGTGCTCAAGGACATCGTGGTGAAGTCGAAGCTGCTTGCCGGCTTCGACGCGCCCTACGTGCCGGGCTGGGACTGCCACGGCCTGCCGATCGAACACCAGGTCGAGAAGAAGTTCGGCAAGGTCGGCGAGAAGCTCGACGCGAGCCAGTTCCGCGAGAAGTGCCGCGAGTACGCCGCCGAGCAGATCGAACTGCAGCGTCGCGACTTCAAGCGCCTGGGCGTCGTCGGCGACTGGGACAACCCGTACCGCACGATGGATTTCCGCTACGAGGCGGACATCATGCGTTCGCTGGCGAAGATCGTGGAGCGCGGCCACCTCGTGCGCGGCGCCAAGCCGGTGCACTGGTGCTTCGAATGCGGCTCGGCGCTGGCCGAGGCGGAAATCGAATACGCCGACAAGGAATCGCCCGCGATCGACGTCGCCTACGATGCGCGCGATCCGCATGCGCTGGCGCGCGTGTTCGGCACGAGCGTCGATGACGGCGTGCGCGTTGCGATGCCGATCTGGACGACCACGCCGTGGACGCTGCCGGCGAGCCTGGCGATCAGCGTCGGTCCCGACCTCGACTATGTGCTGGTCGAAGGTCCGCGCACGGCGGACGGTGGACGTCGCCTGCTCGTGTTGGCCGAAGCGCTGGCCGGCAAGGCGCTGTCGCGTTACGGCGTCGATGAGGTCGTCGTGCTTGGCCGCGCGCTGGGCAGTGGTCTCGAAAACCAGGTCATGCAGCATCCGTTCTACCCCGAGCGCGACATCCCGGTGCTCGTCGGCGACCACGTGTCGGCCGAGGACGGCACCGGCATGGTCCACACCGCGCCGGGCCACGGCCAGGAAGACTATGCGGTCGGTCTGAAGTACGGCCTGATGGACCGCTACACCGCCGCGCAGATCAACCCGGTCGATGCGCACGGCCTGTACCTGCCGTCGACGCCGCCGGCGGACGGCATCGTGCTGGCCGGACTGCACATCTGGAAGGCCAACGACGTGCTGGTCGACGTGCTGCGCGCGAGCGGCCACCTGCTTGCCGCGCACAAGCTCAAGCACAGCTATCCGCACTGCTGGCGCCACAAGAAGCCGGTGGTGTTCCGCGCCACGCCGCAGTGGTTCATCTCGATGGAACAGGCCAACCTGCGCGCCGATGCGCTGCGCGAGATCGGCCAGGTGAGCTGGGTGCCGGAGTGGGGCGAAGCGCGCATCTACAACATGATCGAAGGTCGTCCGGACTGGACGATCTCGCGCCAGCGTTTCTGGGGCGTGCCGATCGCGCTGTTCTTCCATCGCGAGACGGGCGAGGTGCATCCGCGCTCTCCGGAACTGATGCGCAAGGTCGCCGATCGCGTAGAGCAGGCCGGCGCCGATGCTTGGTACGCGATGACCGCCGAGGAACTGCTAGGCGACGAGGCCGCGCAGTACGAGAAGGTCACCGACATCCTCGACGTCTGGTTCGATTCCGGCGTCAGCCACGAATGCGTGCTCGCCGCGCGTCCGCAGGACGGCCTGCACAAGCCGGCCGACCTGTACCTGGAAGGCTCCGACCAGCATCGCGGCTGGTTCCACAGCTCGCTGCTGACCGGCGTGGCGATGGACGGCGTCGCGCCGTACCGGCAGGTGCTCACCCACGGTTTCACCGTGGACGAGCAGGGCAAGAAGATGTCGAAGTCGCTCGGCAACACCGTCGAGCCGCAGAAGGTCATCAACGCGATGGGCGCCGACGTGCTGCGCCTGTGGATCGCCGCGACCGACTACCGCAACGAGATGTCGGTGTCGGACAACATCCTCAAGCGCACCTCAGACGTCTACCGTCGAGTGCGCAACACCGCGCGCTTCCTGCTCGCCAACCTCAACGGCTTCGAGCCGGCCACGCACCTGCGTCCGCTCGAGGACATGGTCGCGCTAGACCGCTGGATCGTGCATCGCGCAGCGTTGCTGCAGGACCGCATCGCCAGCGCGTACGAACGCTACGACTTCGCCGAGATCGTGCAGGCGCTGTCCAACTTCTGCAGCGTCGACCTGGGTTCGCTCTACCTCGACGTGACCAAGGACCGGCTCTACACGATGCCGGAAGATTCGCGCGGTCGCCGTTCGGCGCAGAGCGCGATGTACCGCATCGCCGAAGCGTTCGTGCGCTGGATCACGCCGATCCTGGCCTTCACCGCCGACGAGATGTGGCGCCATCTGCCAGCCACCACCGAGCGCGGTCCGCGCGAGGACAACGTGCTGTTCGCCACCTGGTACGACGGCCTGGCCGTGCTGCCGGAAGACGCGCCGCTGTCGGCGGAGGATTTCGACCGCCTGCTCGCGCTGCGCGAGGAAGTCAGCCGCACGCTGGAACCGATGCGCGCCGCGGGCGAGATCGGCGCCGCGCTGGAAGCGGAGATCAGCCTGAAGGCCGGAGTCGCCGACCAGAACTGGCTGGCCCCGTTCGCCGATGAGCTGCGCTTCCTGTTCATCAGCGGCGATGTCGAAGTGGTCGCCGACGATGCGATCAAGGACATCGCCGTACTGGCCACGCCGACCACCAAGACCAAGTGCGTGCGCTGCTGGCAGTACCGCGGCGACGTGGGCAGCGATGCCGCGCATCCGGAGCTGTGCGGCCGTTGCGTGGTCAACGTGACGGGCGAAGGCGAACATCGGGAGTGGTTCTGA
- a CDS encoding efflux transporter outer membrane subunit, translating to MSHTITGPHSGLKPVLSALAAALILTACASSRGLAPEGRPLEADSLQAQRSLSAGAASDAAFPSQDWWKTLGDAQLDALIAEALQGTPSLDAADARVRQAIAQSGLADAARKPTLGASAQYSGVQIPETVAPDPFGGSYQGIGLLSLNFKYTFDLWGGEKARWQAAVGQARAAEVDAQAARLTLSSNIARAYVALAQAFAANDVAKADHERAKQLLDLGRQRVAAGLDNQLQIRNAEASVASAEQQMQASEHEVETTRNAIAALLGKGPDRGRDIARPAVLDAPTPQVPSVLPSELLGHRPDVVAARWRVEAAQHGIKASKAAFYPTINLSAMAGLAAGSLGDLFSSEALLLQGGPAISLPIFDGGHLRNQLMKSDADYDLAVATYNQSLVGALREVADALHTARSLDGQMVSATQARDAAQSAWDIATSRYRAGLGTQLDVLAAQRPLLELDRQLTVLRAQRLAASIDLDRALGGGLVLNAPNSENIAKAATP from the coding sequence ATGTCCCACACCATCACCGGCCCGCACAGCGGGCTGAAGCCCGTGCTCTCCGCGCTGGCGGCGGCACTGATCCTCACCGCCTGCGCCAGCTCGCGCGGTCTGGCGCCCGAAGGCCGGCCACTCGAGGCCGACAGCCTGCAGGCGCAACGCAGCCTGTCCGCAGGCGCCGCGTCCGACGCGGCCTTCCCGTCGCAGGACTGGTGGAAGACGCTCGGTGATGCGCAGCTCGATGCGCTTATCGCCGAAGCGCTGCAGGGCACGCCGAGCCTCGACGCCGCCGACGCGCGCGTGCGCCAGGCGATCGCGCAGTCCGGACTGGCCGATGCCGCGCGCAAGCCGACGCTCGGCGCAAGCGCGCAGTACTCCGGCGTGCAGATCCCCGAGACCGTCGCACCCGATCCGTTCGGCGGTTCGTACCAGGGCATCGGACTGCTGAGCCTCAACTTCAAGTACACCTTTGATCTGTGGGGCGGCGAGAAAGCACGCTGGCAGGCCGCCGTCGGCCAGGCCCGCGCTGCGGAAGTCGATGCGCAGGCCGCACGCCTGACGCTGTCGTCGAACATCGCGCGCGCCTACGTCGCACTCGCACAGGCCTTCGCCGCGAACGATGTCGCCAAGGCCGACCACGAGCGCGCCAAGCAGTTGCTCGACCTCGGTCGCCAGCGCGTCGCCGCCGGCCTCGACAACCAGCTGCAGATCCGCAATGCGGAAGCCTCAGTCGCCAGTGCCGAACAGCAGATGCAGGCGAGCGAGCACGAAGTCGAGACCACGCGCAACGCGATCGCCGCGCTGCTCGGCAAGGGCCCTGATCGCGGTCGCGACATCGCGCGCCCGGCCGTGCTCGACGCGCCGACGCCGCAGGTGCCGTCGGTGCTGCCGAGCGAACTGCTCGGACATCGTCCCGACGTGGTCGCCGCGCGCTGGCGCGTGGAAGCCGCGCAGCACGGCATCAAGGCGAGCAAGGCGGCGTTCTATCCGACCATCAACCTCAGCGCGATGGCGGGTCTCGCCGCGGGCAGCCTCGGTGATCTGTTCAGCAGCGAAGCGCTGCTGTTGCAGGGCGGCCCGGCGATCAGCCTGCCGATCTTCGACGGCGGTCACCTGCGCAACCAGCTGATGAAGAGCGACGCCGACTACGATCTCGCCGTCGCGACCTACAACCAGTCGCTGGTCGGTGCCCTGCGCGAAGTCGCCGACGCACTGCACACCGCGCGTTCGCTCGACGGCCAGATGGTCTCCGCCACGCAGGCACGCGACGCCGCGCAGAGCGCATGGGACATCGCGACTTCGCGTTATCGCGCAGGCCTCGGCACGCAGCTCGACGTGCTCGCCGCGCAGCGTCCGCTGCTCGAACTCGATCGCCAGCTCACCGTGCTGCGCGCGCAGCGACTCGCCGCTTCCATCGACCTCGACCGCGCGCTCGGCGGCGGTCTGGTCCTCAACGCTCCGAATTCCGAAAACATCGCCAAGGCCGCCACGCCATGA
- the lspA gene encoding signal peptidase II has translation MAPVRPNALSWLALSLAVIVLDQITKQWVLSSLPEYTAIPVIEGFWNWYRTYNTGAAFSFLSDAGGWQKYFFISLAIGICGLLGFWLSRTPRRDWKSALPYSLVIGGALGNVIDRFLHGHVVDFIQWHWRDHYWPAFNVADTAIVGGAIGIALFGLFTKPSAPAR, from the coding sequence ATGGCGCCGGTTCGCCCCAACGCGTTGTCGTGGCTGGCGTTGTCGCTGGCGGTGATCGTGCTCGACCAGATCACCAAGCAGTGGGTGCTCTCCTCGCTGCCCGAATACACGGCGATCCCTGTGATCGAAGGCTTCTGGAACTGGTACCGCACCTACAACACCGGCGCGGCGTTCAGTTTCCTCAGCGACGCCGGTGGCTGGCAGAAGTACTTCTTCATTTCGCTGGCGATCGGCATCTGCGGCCTGCTCGGCTTCTGGCTGTCGCGGACGCCGCGGCGCGACTGGAAGAGCGCGCTGCCGTATTCGCTGGTGATCGGCGGTGCGCTGGGCAACGTGATCGACCGCTTCCTGCACGGGCACGTGGTCGACTTCATCCAGTGGCACTGGCGCGACCACTATTGGCCCGCGTTCAACGTGGCCGACACGGCCATCGTCGGCGGCGCCATCGGCATCGCGCTGTTCGGCCTGTTCACCAAGCCCTCGGCTCCGGCCAGGTAA
- a CDS encoding efflux RND transporter periplasmic adaptor subunit, translated as MTTEPNPNAKAAAPQTNGKRKKALSILAAVVAVGGLSWAAWYLLVARFHEDTDDAYVQGNVVSIVPQTMGTVVSIDADDGMKVEAGQPLVHLDPNDARVAYDQAVANLANTVRQVRGLYDAVDAGAADLSAREAQVARARADLKRREGLVGNGAVSAEELAHARNELAVLEAGLRASSGNLSRNRALVDATTVSNQPQVEAAASQVRQAYLNLQRTAIVAPVSGYIAKRQVQLGQRVQPGANLMTIVPLEQLWIEANFKETQLAKMRIGQPVKVHADLYGGDVEYDGKVASLGMGTGSAFSLLPAQNASGNWIKIVQRVPVRIEIEPKQLAEHPLRLGLSMHADVAIRDQAGPVLAAARKDDKPLFATAAYEKQLADANALIDKVIRENLPGTRHG; from the coding sequence ATGACCACCGAACCCAATCCCAACGCCAAGGCGGCCGCGCCGCAGACCAACGGCAAGCGCAAGAAGGCGCTGTCGATCCTCGCCGCCGTGGTCGCCGTGGGCGGCCTGAGCTGGGCCGCGTGGTACCTGCTCGTCGCGCGCTTCCACGAAGACACCGACGACGCCTACGTGCAGGGCAACGTCGTCAGCATCGTGCCGCAGACGATGGGCACGGTGGTCAGCATCGACGCCGACGACGGCATGAAGGTCGAAGCCGGCCAGCCGCTGGTCCACCTCGATCCGAACGACGCGCGCGTGGCCTACGACCAGGCCGTCGCCAACCTCGCCAACACCGTGCGCCAGGTGCGCGGCCTGTACGACGCGGTCGATGCCGGTGCGGCCGACCTTTCCGCGCGCGAAGCGCAGGTCGCGCGTGCACGTGCCGACCTCAAGCGTCGCGAAGGACTCGTCGGCAACGGCGCGGTGTCGGCGGAAGAACTCGCGCATGCGCGCAACGAACTGGCCGTGCTCGAAGCCGGCCTGCGCGCGTCCAGCGGTAACCTGTCGCGCAACCGCGCGCTGGTCGATGCGACCACGGTGAGCAACCAGCCGCAGGTCGAAGCCGCCGCCTCGCAGGTGCGCCAGGCCTATCTCAACCTGCAGCGCACCGCGATCGTCGCACCGGTGTCGGGTTACATCGCCAAGCGCCAGGTGCAGCTCGGCCAGCGTGTGCAGCCGGGCGCCAACCTGATGACCATCGTCCCGCTGGAACAGCTGTGGATCGAAGCGAACTTCAAGGAAACGCAGTTGGCGAAGATGCGCATCGGCCAGCCGGTGAAGGTGCACGCCGATCTGTACGGCGGTGATGTCGAATACGACGGCAAGGTCGCCAGCCTCGGCATGGGCACGGGCAGCGCGTTCTCGCTGCTGCCGGCGCAGAACGCCAGCGGCAACTGGATCAAGATCGTGCAGCGCGTGCCGGTGCGCATCGAGATTGAGCCGAAGCAGCTGGCCGAACACCCGCTGCGCCTGGGTCTGTCGATGCACGCCGACGTCGCCATCCGCGACCAGGCCGGCCCGGTGCTCGCCGCCGCGCGCAAGGACGACAAACCGCTGTTCGCCACCGCCGCGTACGAGAAGCAGCTCGCCGATGCGAACGCGCTGATCGACAAGGTCATCCGCGAAAACCTGCCCGGCACGCGCCACGGCTGA
- the ispH gene encoding 4-hydroxy-3-methylbut-2-enyl diphosphate reductase — MDILLANPRGFCAGVDRAIEIVKRAIETLGAPIYVRHEVVHNRFVVDDLKHRGAIFVEELDEVPDGATVIFSAHGVSKAVRDEAERRGLKVFDATCPLVTKVHLEVSRHCRAGRDVVLIGHEGHPEVEGTMGQWRREAGSGRIYLVEDNDDVAALQIDQPENVAYTTQTTLSVDDTRGVIEALRAKFPAIQGPKNDDICYATQNRQDAVRELAAQCDLVLVVGSVNSSNSNRLRELAEREGVEAYLIDGAVEINPAWVQGRKRIGVTAGASAPEVLVRGVIERLHELGAGHVGELSGEPEDMVFALPKELRLRLVD; from the coding sequence ATGGACATCCTGCTCGCCAATCCCCGTGGTTTCTGTGCCGGCGTCGATCGCGCGATCGAGATCGTCAAGCGCGCCATCGAAACCCTCGGCGCGCCCATCTACGTGCGCCACGAAGTCGTGCACAACCGCTTCGTGGTCGACGACCTCAAGCATCGCGGCGCGATCTTCGTCGAGGAACTCGACGAAGTGCCCGATGGCGCGACGGTGATCTTCAGCGCGCATGGCGTGTCCAAGGCCGTGCGCGACGAAGCCGAGCGGCGCGGGTTGAAGGTGTTCGATGCGACCTGCCCGCTGGTGACGAAGGTGCATCTGGAAGTCTCGCGCCATTGCCGCGCCGGCCGCGACGTTGTGCTGATCGGCCACGAAGGCCATCCCGAGGTCGAGGGCACGATGGGCCAGTGGCGCCGCGAAGCGGGCTCCGGCCGGATCTACCTCGTCGAGGACAACGACGACGTCGCCGCGCTGCAGATCGACCAGCCCGAGAACGTCGCCTACACGACCCAGACCACGCTGTCGGTGGACGACACGCGCGGCGTGATCGAAGCGCTGCGCGCGAAGTTCCCGGCGATCCAGGGCCCGAAGAACGACGACATCTGCTACGCCACGCAGAACCGCCAGGACGCCGTGCGCGAACTGGCCGCGCAATGCGACCTGGTGTTGGTGGTCGGTTCGGTGAACAGCTCCAACTCCAACCGCCTGCGTGAACTCGCCGAGCGCGAGGGCGTGGAGGCCTATCTCATCGACGGCGCGGTCGAGATCAACCCCGCATGGGTGCAGGGTCGCAAGCGGATCGGCGTGACCGCCGGTGCGTCCGCGCCTGAAGTGCTGGTACGTGGCGTGATCGAGCGCCTGCACGAACTCGGTGCCGGGCACGTGGGCGAGCTGTCCGGCGAACCCGAGGACATGGTGTTCGCGCTGCCGAAGGAACTGCGGCTGCGCCTGGTCGACTGA
- the radA gene encoding DNA repair protein RadA, protein MSKLASKTATKARTAYVCSECGADHNKWQGQCAECGAWNTLSEFVVEPAAKGASVAASRRGSWAGKADAPAVTALKDVRHTEEDRVSTGIGEFDRVLGGGLVHGSVVLVGGDPGIGKSTLLLQAISRMAGTLPGLYVTGEESLAQVAGRASRLGVPVDGVHALAETGVERVLEHAAKMRPGLIVADSIQTLWTEELSAAPGSVSQVRESAARLVRYAKETGTAVFLVGHVTKEGGIAGPRVLEHMVDAVLYFEGESGSRFRVLRAFKNRFGAVNELGVFAMGEKGLREVPNPSAIFLSGSERPQPGSCVMVTREGTRPLLVEVQALVDASPLSNPRRVAVGMESNRLAMLLAVLHRHGGIGVGDQDVFVNVVGGIRVQETAADLPVLLAVLSSLRDRPLAEQTVAFGEVGLSGEIRPVPNGEERLKEAATHGFKRAIVPKSNAPKSGRVGDMEVIAVERLADALERA, encoded by the coding sequence ATGTCCAAGCTCGCCAGCAAGACCGCCACCAAGGCCCGCACCGCCTACGTCTGCTCCGAATGCGGGGCCGATCACAACAAGTGGCAAGGGCAGTGCGCCGAATGCGGGGCCTGGAACACCCTGAGCGAGTTCGTCGTCGAGCCGGCCGCGAAGGGCGCCAGCGTTGCGGCGAGCCGTCGTGGCAGCTGGGCGGGCAAGGCCGACGCGCCGGCCGTCACCGCGCTCAAGGACGTGCGCCATACCGAGGAAGATCGCGTCAGCACCGGCATCGGCGAGTTCGACCGCGTGCTCGGCGGTGGCCTCGTGCACGGCTCGGTGGTGCTGGTCGGCGGCGATCCTGGCATCGGTAAATCCACGTTGTTGCTGCAGGCCATCAGCAGGATGGCGGGCACGCTGCCCGGGCTGTACGTCACTGGCGAGGAATCGCTGGCGCAGGTCGCCGGTCGCGCCTCGCGCCTGGGCGTTCCCGTCGATGGTGTCCACGCGCTCGCCGAAACCGGCGTGGAACGCGTGCTGGAACACGCCGCGAAGATGCGTCCCGGCCTGATCGTCGCCGACTCCATCCAGACGCTGTGGACGGAAGAACTCAGCGCCGCGCCGGGCTCGGTGAGCCAGGTGCGCGAGAGTGCCGCGCGACTGGTGCGCTACGCCAAGGAAACCGGCACCGCGGTGTTCCTGGTCGGCCACGTCACCAAGGAAGGCGGCATCGCCGGCCCGCGTGTGCTCGAACACATGGTCGATGCCGTGCTGTATTTCGAAGGCGAGAGCGGCAGCCGCTTCCGCGTGCTGCGCGCGTTCAAGAACCGCTTCGGCGCGGTCAACGAACTGGGCGTGTTCGCGATGGGCGAAAAGGGCCTGCGCGAAGTGCCGAATCCTTCGGCGATCTTCCTGTCCGGAAGCGAGCGCCCGCAGCCGGGCAGCTGCGTGATGGTCACGCGCGAAGGCACGCGTCCGCTGCTGGTGGAAGTGCAGGCGCTGGTCGATGCCTCGCCGCTCTCGAATCCGCGCCGCGTCGCGGTCGGCATGGAAAGCAACCGCCTCGCGATGCTGCTGGCCGTGCTGCATCGACACGGCGGCATCGGCGTTGGCGACCAGGACGTGTTCGTCAACGTGGTCGGCGGCATCCGCGTGCAGGAAACGGCGGCGGACCTGCCGGTGCTGCTGGCGGTGCTGTCGTCGCTGCGCGATCGTCCGCTGGCGGAGCAGACCGTGGCCTTCGGTGAGGTCGGACTCTCGGGCGAGATCCGTCCCGTGCCGAACGGCGAGGAGCGTTTGAAGGAAGCCGCCACGCACGGTTTCAAGCGCGCGATCGTGCCGAAGTCGAACGCGCCCAAGAGCGGGCGCGTCGGCGACATGGAGGTGATCGCGGTGGAGCGATTGGCGGACGCGCTGGAGCGCGCCTGA